One Pagrus major chromosome 15, Pma_NU_1.0 DNA window includes the following coding sequences:
- the prdx3 gene encoding thioredoxin-dependent peroxide reductase, mitochondrial → MAATIGRLLRTSARVAAGGLKVAACQHGASGAARALTGPALQRACFSTSTSRWAPAVTQPAPDFKATAVLNGEFKEMSLADFKGKYLVLFFYPLDFTFVCPTEIISFSDKASEFHDVNCEVVGVSVDSHFTHLAWINTPRKTGGLGHIHIPLLSDLNKQISRDYGVLLEGPGIALRGLFLIDPNGVVRHMSVNDLPVGRCVEETLRLVKAFQFVETHGEVCPASWTPESPTIKPTPEGSKEYFEKVN, encoded by the exons ATGGCAGCCACCATTGGAAGACTGCTCAGGACCTCT gcGAGGGTTGCAGCAGGAGGGTTGAAAGTAGCAGCCTGTCAGCATGGAGCATCTGGAGCTGCGAGAGCCCTCACTGGTCCTGCACTTCAGAGAGCCTGTTTCTCTACCA GCACTTCCAGATGGGCCCCTGCTGTCACTCAACCTGCTCCAGATTTTAAGGCCACTGCTGTCCTGAATGGGGAGTTCAAGGAGATGAGCCTTGCTGATTTCAAGGGCAAATACCTGGTCCTCTTCTTCTATCCGCTGGATTT CACCTTTGTGTGTCCAACAGAGATCATCTCATTCAGCGACAAGGCCAGTGAGTTCCACGACGTTAACTGTGAGGTGGTGGGTGTGTCGGTGGACTCTCACTTCACCCACCTGGCATGGATCAACACCCCGCGCAAG ACTGGAGGTTTGGGCCACATCCACATCCCCCTACTGTCCGACCTCAACAAGCAGATCTCCAGAGACTACGGGGTGCTGCTGGAGGGTCCAGGCATTGCACTAAG GGGTCTGTTCCTCATTGATCCAAACGGTGTGGTGAGGCACATGAGTGTGAACGACCTGCCGGTGGGCCGGTGTGTAGAAGAGACGCTTCGTTTGGTGAAGGCGTTCCAGTTTGTTGAGACGCACGGCGAGGTGTGTCCGGCCAGCTGGACCCCCGAGTCCCCAACA atcaAACCAACTCCAGAAGGATCCAAAGAGTACTTTGAAAAAGTcaactga
- the sfxn4 gene encoding sideroflexin-4 yields the protein MDPNLLYWKSHGQSFYSRLKIWVDLLDPISLLSSDANIQKARALLGSGETQNEKDGHAQILSLSSVHADSGAVLPLVFRPPAFMPVSMPLVVGSFLPHATVGPAVLWQFLLQSYSAGFNYANRNSSTEQGRKTSLEQLLSMAGTVSFATCAGALPQIFISRLGIRSAPIQNFLRTILPLPLSAALAFFNVYAVRSEEYVTGIQVFDSNGNPVGLSKAAGEKAVMETALSRAALFGATAVVPNLLVLLFQSSRLLQRYSRLVTPLRHMSTVFVMGLMIPVSFSLFPQLGTIKRKNTEKELKAAAHDGQLYYHRGL from the exons ATGGATCCTAATCTGCTGTATTGGAAAAGCCACGGACAG TCTTTTTACAGTCGACTAAAGATCTGGGTTGATCTCCTTGATCCGATTTCCCTGCTCTCCTCTGAT GCTAATATACAGAAGGCCCGTGCTCTACTTGGAAGTggagagacacaaaatgaaaag GATGGACATGCACAGATCCTCTCACTC tcaTCCGTCCATGCTGATTCTGGTGCTGTTCTTCCACTAGTTTTCCGCCCTCCAG CATTTATGCCAGTATCAATGCCTCTG GTGGTTGGCAGCTTTTTGCCACATGCCACTGTTGGCCCTGCTGTCTTATGGCAG TTCTTGCTGCAGAGTTACAGTGCTGGGTTCAATTATGCAAACAGGAATTCTTCTACTGAACAG GGTAGAAAAACGTCTTTGGAGCAGCTTCTGTCGATGGCTGGAACTGTCTCCTTTGCAACATGTGCAGGG gcccTTCCTCAAATTTTTATTTCTCGACTTGGTATCAGAAGCGCACCAATTCAAAATTTCTTAAGGACGATATTACCACTCCCACTCTCAG CTGCTCTGGCCTTCTTCAACGTGTATGCTGTCAGAAGTGAGGAGTACGTAACCGGGATCCAAGTGTTTGACTCCAATGGAAATCCTGTCGGCCTCTCTAAAGCAGCAGGAGAAAAG GCTGTGATGGAGACTGCATTGTCAAGAGCGGCACTATTTGGTGCAACCGCTGTTGTCCCTAATCTCTTGGTTTTGCTCTTCCAGAG CTCAAGACTTTTGCAGAGGTACTCTCGGCTGGTCACTCCTCTCCGTCACATGAGTACTGTGTTTGTTATGGGCTTGATGATACCTGTCTCATTCAGTCTCTTTCCACAACTGGGAACG ataaagaggaaaaatacagaGAAGGAGCTGAAGGCTGCAGCACACGACGGACAGTTATACTACCATAGAGGACTCTGA
- the dennd10 gene encoding DENN domain-containing protein 10, with the protein MAATETQLMLSVGLIEKDVNGDTLWVWCYPSVGSDLRQVLLSKCCLTQDSRDFHTFVFGQFCRTWYYITTVEVQEPTALSKVTHFSIVVTAKDFNPEKYAALSRILCRMYIKHGSPVKMMEAYVTVLTKGICQSDENGSFLIKDYDVRKAYLAGSLKDVVSQFGMETIILYTAVMLKKRIVVHHPRIEALLEFTRVLPTLAWHRKDWSILHPYVHLTDIELEDLKKCPGYVAGFVDPEVSNRSDLFDVYVNLPDSVITVSQSAKEAMAMGKLHKDVGHLIVQSAEDAERSDSQVIKDISVKTKEILANLVSLSDECEDSKITLEGLKQHHFPPATENFLFHLAAAEQLLRI; encoded by the exons ATGGCAGCGACTGAAACGCAGCTTATGTTAAGCGTCGGATTAATCG AGAAAGATGTGAATGGAGACACACTGTGGGTGTGGTGCTATCCCTCTGTGGGCTCAGACCTGAGGCAAGTCCTGCTCAGCAAGTGCTGTCTGACACAGGACAGCCGGGATTTCCACACCTTTGTGTTTGGTCAGTTCTGTCGTACCTGGTACTACATCACCACGGTGGAGGTGCAGGAGCCCACAGCACTGAGCAAG GTGACTCATTTTTCAATAGTTGTGACAGCGAAAGACTTCAACCCTGAGAAGTATGCGGCACTTAGCAGAATACTCTGCAG GATGTACATCAAACATGGCAGTCCGGTGAAAATGATGGAGGCTTATGTCACCGTCCTCACCAAAGGAATTTGCCAGAGTGATGAAAACGGCTCATTTCTAATTAAGGACTATGATGTACGGAAAGCATACCTGGCCGGTTCACTCAAAG ATGTGGTGTCTCAGTTCGGTATGGAGACCATCATCCTGTACACCGCTGTCATGCTGAAGAAGAGGATCGTTGTTCATCACCCTCGGATTGAAGCACTGCTGGAGTTTACAAG AGTTCTGCCCACGCTGGCATGGCACCGGAAGGACTGGTCCATCCTGCACCCGTATGTGCATCTGACTGATATAGAACTAGAGGATCTAAAGAAGTGCCCTG GATATGTAGCGGGATTTGTAGATCCGGAAGTGAGCAACAGATCGGACTTGTTTGATGTGTATGTGAACCTCCCAGACAGTGTGATCACAGTATCCCAGAGTGCCAAAG AGGCCATGGCTATGGGGAAGTTACACAAGGACGTCGGCCACCTTATTGTCCAGTCTGCAGAGGACGCAGAGAGGTCAGATAGTCAGGTCATTAAG GATATATCCGTCAAGACAAAAGAGATCTTGGCCAACTTGGTGTCCCTGTCTGACGAGTGTGAAGACTCTAAGATCACACTGGAAGGTTTAAAGCAGCATCATTTCCCTCCGGCGACAGAGAACTTCCTCTTTCATTTGGCAGCTGCCGAGCAGCTCTTACGGATATAA
- the eif3s10 gene encoding eukaryotic translation initiation factor 3 subunit A translates to MPAYFQRPENALKRANEFLEVGKKQPALDVLYDVIKSKKHRTWQKIHEPIMLKYLELCVDLRKSHLAKEGLYQYKNICQQVNIKSLEDVVRAYLKLAEEKTETAKGESQQMVLDIEDLDNIQTPESVLLSAVSGEDTQDRTDRLLLTPWVKFLWESYRQCLDLLRNNSKVERLYHDIAQQAFKFCLQYTRKAEFRKLCDNLRMHLGQIQRHHNQSTAINLNNPESQSMHLETRLVQLDSAISMELWQEAFKAVEDIHGLFALSKKPPKPQLMANYYNKVSTVFWKSGNALFHACTLHRLYHLSREMRKNLTQDEMQRMSTRVLLATLSIPITPERTDIARLLDMDGIIVEKHRRLATLLGLQSPPTRQSLINDMVRFNLLQYVVPDIKELYNWLEVDFHPLKLSGRVTKVLNWVRDQAEKEADLQQYVPHLQSNTILRLLQQVAQIYQSIEFTRLASLVPFVDAFQLERSIVDAARHCDLQVRIDHTSRTLSFGSDLNYSTKEDAPVGPFLQNMPSEQIRNQLTAMSASLAKAIYIIKPASILQERDEQNQLAIAAYLKNARKDHQRILARRQTIEERKERLESLNIQREKEELEQREAEMQKVRKAEEERLRQEAKEREKERIMQEHEQIKKKTVRERLEQIKKTELGAKAFKDIDIEDLEELDPDFIMAKQVEQLEKEKKELQERLKNQEKKIDYFERAKRLEEIPLIKQAYEEQRIKDMELWELQEEERISNMKVEREKALEHKKRMSRMMEDKENFLSKITAARSFIYEEKLKAFEERLVVERKKRLEERKKQRKEDRRNAYYRQKEEEAQRIHEEQLKKEREEAERLEQEQREEEEREYQERLRKLEEQERKQRARQQEIEERERRREEERRGPPEEKAKDTFGEKEEGGWRKRTEEGGSDWRRSVPEKDWRQEGRDDGEEKEAPFRRSEGPRRGGDDRGPRRGFEDDRGPRRGADDDRPLRRMDDDRPLRRGFDDDRGPRRGGDDDRGPRRGFDEDRGPRRGFDDDRGPRRNLDDLRGPRRGADDDWGSRRGGDDDRGGRRGMDDDRPRRGGDDAKPWKPLGRPGGWREREKAREESWGPPRGGGDEEGDDDADAEDRSGSSFRDRRPPREENSWRRGGTEEGGGGGSWRDSRREDTTDRDDRRDRVERRGGERRDDREIRAPPRDQDEGGSWRRGGEDKRVEREREPPRERERPSDRDADGEKGWRSDKDNPRRTKNETDDDGWTTVRR, encoded by the exons ATGCCGGCTTATTTCCAAAGGCCAGAAAATGCTCTCAAGCGAGCGAACG AGTTCCTTGAGGTTGGCAAGAAGCAGCCAGCCTTGGATGTTTTGTACGATGTCATCAAGAGCAAGAAGCATCGAACATGGCAGAAGATCCACGAGCCCATCATGCTCAAGTACCTGGAGCTCTGCGTGGATCTTCGCAAGAGCCACCTGGCCAAGGAGGGTCTCTACCAGTACAAGAACATTTGCCAGCAG GTGAACATCAAATCTCTGGAGGATGTGGTTAGGGCTTACCTGAAGCTGGCGGAGGAGAAGACTGAGACAGCCAAGGGGGAGTCCCAGCAGATGGTCCTGGACATCGAGGATCTGGACAACATCCAGACTCCTGAAAG TGTGCTCCTGAGCGCTGTGAGTGGAGAGGACACTCAGGATCGTACTGACCGCCTGCTGCTCACTCCCTGGGTCAAGTTCTTGTGGGAGTCGTACCGTCAGTGCCTGGACCTGCTGCGAAACAACTCCAAGGTGGAGCGCCTGTACCATGACATTGCCCAGCAAG CATTCAAGTTCTGCCTTCAGTACACCCGTAAAGCAGAGTTCCGCAAGCTGTGTGACAACCTGCGTATGCATCTGGGTCAGATCCAGCGCCACCACAACCAGAGCACTGCCATCAATCTGAACAACCCCGAAAGCCAGTCTATGCACCTGGAGACACGTCTGGTGCAGCTGGACAGCGCCATAAGCATGGAGCTCTGGCAG GAAGCATTCAAGGCTGTTGAGGACATCCATGGCCTGTTTGCTCTTTCCAAGAAGCCTCCTAAACCCCAGCTGATGGCCAACTATTACAACAAGGTGTCTACTGTTTTCTGGAAGTCTGGAAATGCTCTATTCCACGCCTGCACCCTCCACCGGCTCTACCATCTCTCAAGGGAGATGCGAAAGAATCTGACCCAAGATGAGATGCAGAG GATGTCCACCAGAGTCCTCCTGGCAACACTGTCTATTCCCATCACCCCCGAGCGCACTGACATTGCTCGGCTGCTGGACATGGATGGCATCATTGTGGAAAAGCACCGCAGGCTGGCCACCCTCCTGGGCCTGCAGTCTCCACCAACCCGCCAGAGTCTCATCAATGACATG GTGAGATTCAATCTGCTGCAGTATGTTGTTCCTGATATAAAAGAACTGTACAACTGGCTTGAAGTAGACTTTCATCCTCTGAAGCTGAGCGGAAGAGTGACCAAG GTGTTGAACTGGGTGAGAGACCAGGCTGAGAAGGAGGCTGATCTGCAGCAGTATGTCCCTCACCTGCAGAGTAATACCATCCTGAGGCTCCTGCAACAG GTGGCGCAGATCTATCAAAGCATCGAGTTCACCCGTCTGGCCTCCCTAGTTCCCTTTGTGGATGCCTTCCAGCTGGAGCGCTCCATTGTGGATGCTGCCCGGCACTGTGATCTGCAG GTCCGTATAGATCACACCTCTCGAACTCTGAGCTTTGGCTCTGACCTGAACTACTCGACCAAAGAGGATGCCCCTGTCGGTCCTTTCCTCCAGAACATGCCCTCAGAGCAGATAAGGAACCAGCTGACCGCCATGTCTGCTTCTTTGGCCAAAGCCATTTACATCATCAAGCCTGCTTCCATCCTG CAAGAGCGTGATGAGCAGAACCAACTGGCCATCGCTGCCTATCTCAAAAATGCCCGCAAAGATCACCAGCGCATCCTGGCTCGTAGACAAACCATTGAGGAGCGTAAGGAGCGCCTGGAGAGCCTCAACATTCAGCGTGAGaaggaggagctggagcagcGTGAAGCTGAGATGCAGAAGGTTCGCAAGGCTGAGGAGGAGCGTCTGCGCCAGGAGgccaaagagagggagaaggagcgCATCATGCAGGAGCATGAGCAGATCAAGAAGAAGACAGTCCGTGAACGACTGGAGCAGATCAAGAAGACTGAACTGGGAGCCAAGGCCTTCAAAGATATTGATATTGAG GACCTCGAGGAGCTGGATCCTGACTTCATCATGGCCAAacaggtggagcagctggagaaggagaagaaggaactTCAGGAGCGTCTGAAGAACCAGGAGAAGAAG ATCGACTATTTTGAGAGGGCAAAACGTCTTGAAGAGATTCCTCTCATCAAGCAGGCTTATGAGGAGCAGCGTATCAAGGACATGGAGCTATGGGAActccaggaggaggagagg ATCAGTAACATGAAAGTTGAACGGGAGAAAGCTCTGGAGCACAAGAAGCGCATGTCCAGGATGATGGAGGACAAAGAAAACTTCTTGTCCAAAATTACTGCTGCCCGTAGCTTCATTTATGAG gaaaaactgaaagctTTCGAGGAGCGCTTGgtggtggagaggaagaagcGCCTGGAAGAAAGGAAGAAGCAGCGCAAAGAGGACAGGCGTAACGCTTACTACCgtcagaaagaggaagaggctCAGCGTATCCACGAGGAGCAGCTAAAGAAAG AGCGTGAGGAGGCTGAACGCCTGGAACAAGAGcagcgagaggaggaggagagggagtaCCAGGAGCGTCTGCGCAAGCTCGAGGAGCAGGAACGGAAGCAGCGTGCTCGTCAGCAGGAGATCGAAGAGCGAGAACGCCGTcgtgaggaggagagaaggggcCCCCCAGAGGAGAAAGCCAAA GATACATTTggtgagaaggaggagggaggatggaggaagcGCACAGAGGAAGGGGGTTCAGATTGGCGTCGTTCTGTGCCTGAAAA GGATTGGAGGCAGGAGGGCCGTGAcgatggagaggagaaagaggcaCCCTTCAGGCGGAGCGAAGGTCCTCGCAGGGGCGGAGATGACAGAGGACCCCGACGAGGCTTTGAAGATGACAGAGGTCCACGTCGTGGTGCTGATGATGACCGTCCTCTACGCAGAATGGATGATGACCGTCCTCTACGTAGAGGCTTTGATGATGACCGTGGCCCTAGGAGGGGTGGAGATGATGACCGTGGTCCCAGGCGTGGCTTTGATGAAGACCGTGGTCCCAGGCGTGGCTTTGATGACGACAGAGGTCCCCGCAGAAACCTGGATGACTTGAGGGGTCCAAGGCGTGGGGCCGATGATGACTGGGGCtccagaagaggaggagatgatgacagAGGTGGAAGGAGAGGCATGGATGACGACAGACCACGTCGTGGTGGCGATGACGCCAAACCCTGGAAGCCTCTGGGCAGACCTG GTGGTTGGCGTGAGCGGGAGAAGGCCCGAGAGGAGAGCTGGGGTCCTCCCCGTGGTGGCGGGGACGAagaaggtgatgatgatgctgatgcaGAAGACAGATCTGGCAGCAGCTTCAGAGACCGTCGTCCACCAAG AGAGGAGAAtagctggaggagaggaggcacagaggaggggggaggaggaggctccTGGAGAGACTCTCGCAGAGAAGACACTACTGACCGTGATGATCGTCGTGACCGTGTTGAACGCCGTGGTGGAGAGCGCAGGGATGACCGTGAAATCAGAGCCCCACCCAGGGATCAAGATGAAG GAGGTTCTTGGCGTCGTGGAGGCGaagacaagagggtggagcgGGAGAGGGAGCCAcccagagagagggaaaggcCGAGCGATCGTGATGCTGACGGAGAAAAGGGTTGGCGCAGTGACAAAGATAACCCTCGTCGCACCAAGAACGAGACAGATGATGATGGCTGGACCACTGTCCGCCGCTGA
- the emx2 gene encoding homeobox protein EMX2, whose product MFQPTPKRCFTIESLVAKDNPVPASRTEEPIRPAALSYANSGQMNPFLNGFHSGGRGVYSNPDLVFAEAVSHQQNSAVPVHPVAPPHALAAHPLSSSHSPHPLFASQQRDPSTFYPWLLHRYRYLGHRFQGNETSPESFLLHNALARKPKRIRTAFSPSQLLRLEHAFEKNHYVVGAERKQLAHSLSLTETQVKVWFQNRRTKFKRQKLEEEGSESQQKKKGSHHINRWRLATKQSSPEEIDVTSDD is encoded by the exons ATGTTTCAACCTACACCCAAGAGGTGTTTTACTATAGAGTCTTTAGTGGCGAAGGATAATCCTGTACCGGCGTCCCGCACCGAGGAGCCCATCAGGCCAGCGGCTCTCAGCTATGCAAACTCCGGCCAGATGAACCCCTTTCTCAACGGCTTTCACTCCGGCGGCAGGGGCGTCTACTCTAACCCGGACTTGGTGTTCGCCGAGGCGGTCTCTCATCAGCAAAACTCCGCCGTCCCGGTGCATCCGGTGGCCCCGCCGCACGCTCTGGCCGCTCACCCGCTTTCATCCTCACACAGTCCGCACCCTCTTTTTGCCAGCCAGCAAAGAGACCCATCAACTTTCTACCCCTGGTTATTACACAGATATAGGTACTTGGGTCACAGATTTCAAG GCAATGAAACGAGTCCAGAGAGCTTCCTTTTGCACAACGCGCTGGCCAGAAAGCCCAAAAGAATCCGGACAGCTTTTTCACCTTCGCAACTCCTGCGGCTCGAACACGCGTTCGAGAAAAACCATTACGTGGTGggagcagaaagaaaacagctcGCCCACAGCCTTAGCCTCACAGAAACTCAG GTAAAAGTGTGGTTTCAGAACCGGAGGACGAAGTTCAAGCGACAGAagttggaggaggagggctcCGAGTctcagcagaagaagaaaggatCGCATCACATAAACCGGTGGAGACTGGCGACTAAACAGTCGAGCCCAGAGGAAATTGATGTCACTTCGgacgattaa